From Diospyros lotus cultivar Yz01 chromosome 4, ASM1463336v1, whole genome shotgun sequence, a single genomic window includes:
- the LOC127799692 gene encoding uncharacterized protein LOC127799692 produces MSEVPPKRFRIPSIKLYDESTDPYDHVELFYSHILVQSGSNAMWCRTFSATLGGHARTWYSCLPHRSINSWEELKTCFLAHYAPLKRHRKFSMALVNIKQNQGESLRDFVARFNEEALSIDEFDQRIAMSLAKTPPCTFIEALTRANKYINAEEVMKVKRAEQPDKKEREKEKKKPMVEQKTNYYPSRALDRPGFGGARGSPVSYTPLNTSRAEILLALEDKNYLRRLPPLKSPPNTQSKKKYCRFHCDHDHETEDCIQLKEEI; encoded by the exons ATGTCAGAGGTTCCACCAaaaaggtttcgtatcccatccatcaagctctatgatgAAAGCACCGACCCCTATGATCACGTAGAACTTTTCTACTCTCACATACTAGTGCAATCGGGGTCTAACGCGATGTGGTGCCGGACATTTTCGGCTACTTTGGGAGGTCATGCCCGGACTTGGTACTCATGtcttccccatcgttccatcaacaGTTGGGAAGAGCTGAAAACTTGTTTCCTAGCCCATTACGCTCCCTTGAAACGCCATCGGAAGTTTTCCATGGCTCTGgtaaacattaaacaaaatcagggtgaatccctaagggatTTCGTGGCTAGGTTCAATGAGGAGGCGTTGAGCATTGACGAGTTCGATCAGCGgatcgcaatg TCCTTAGCTAAAACTCCACCTTGTACTTTCATAGAAGCCCTTACACGGGCTAACAAGTACATCAATGctgaagaggtgatgaaggtgaagcgggCTGAACAGCctgacaagaaagaaagagagaaggagaagaaaaagccgATGGTGGAACAGAAGACGAACTACTACCCCTCCCGAGCTCTAGACCGCCCGGGTTTTGGGGGTGCAAGGGGAAGCCCAGTGAGTTACACTCCCCTCAATACTAGTCGAGCAGAGATACTCTTGGCACTGGAAGACAAGAATTACTTGCGACGTCTTCCCCCATTGAAGTCTCCACCTAACACTCAAAGCAAAAAGAAGTATTGTCGCTTCCACTGCGACCACGACCACGAGACAGAGGACTGCATCCAATTGAAAGAAGAGATATAG